A genomic window from Candidatus Thermoplasmatota archaeon includes:
- a CDS encoding 3-isopropylmalate dehydratase large subunit, with protein sequence MAPRPQTLSEKILALKAGKPSVKPGEIVECPVDVAMAHEACAQLIKPFEEMGATEVWDPNRVVIPIDHWVPASSEASAKLHHAIRRFAEKHKLPHFYDVGAQGICHQILAEEGFCLPGDLVLGTDSHTNMLGAVGAFAAGIGPTEMAAVFATGEIWLKVPESIRVEVKGEIAFPVQSKDLILETARQLTTEGGAYKAVEFTGAGIASLPMFQRFTLSNMTTELGAKAGVLPADEKTIDYLRKTPMKSNRRSEIERHADLRADAGAVYERTVTIDGDALEPMVAMPQSPDNVKPVSQVKTGRVDQVFIGSCTNARLEDLRITAAILKGERVKNGTRLLVYPASTSIYKQALKEGIIEIITDAGGAFNPSSCGACFGGMGGVIDAGEVCVSTSNRNFPGRMGHVQSQSYLVSPIVAAVTAIEGKLADPRAFLKERPGLAEEALRWAEKPYEIGLWSRPNIPLGVA encoded by the coding sequence ATGGCGCCGCGCCCGCAGACCCTGTCGGAGAAGATCCTCGCCCTCAAGGCCGGGAAGCCCTCGGTGAAGCCGGGGGAGATCGTGGAGTGCCCGGTCGACGTGGCGATGGCGCACGAGGCGTGCGCGCAGCTCATCAAGCCGTTCGAGGAGATGGGCGCGACCGAGGTCTGGGACCCGAACCGCGTCGTGATCCCGATCGACCACTGGGTCCCCGCGTCGAGCGAGGCGAGCGCGAAGCTCCACCACGCGATCCGCCGCTTCGCCGAGAAGCACAAGCTCCCCCACTTCTACGACGTCGGGGCGCAGGGCATCTGCCACCAGATCCTCGCGGAGGAGGGCTTCTGCCTCCCGGGCGACCTCGTGCTCGGCACGGACTCGCACACGAACATGCTCGGCGCCGTGGGCGCCTTCGCGGCGGGCATCGGCCCGACCGAGATGGCGGCCGTGTTCGCGACGGGCGAGATCTGGCTCAAGGTCCCCGAGAGCATCCGCGTCGAGGTCAAGGGCGAGATCGCGTTCCCGGTCCAATCGAAGGACCTCATCCTCGAGACCGCGCGCCAGCTCACGACCGAAGGCGGCGCGTACAAGGCCGTCGAGTTCACGGGCGCGGGCATCGCGTCGCTCCCCATGTTCCAGCGCTTCACGCTCTCGAACATGACGACCGAGCTCGGCGCCAAAGCGGGCGTCCTCCCCGCGGACGAGAAGACGATCGACTACCTGCGGAAGACGCCCATGAAGTCCAACCGCCGCTCGGAGATCGAGCGCCACGCGGACCTGCGCGCCGATGCGGGCGCGGTCTACGAGCGCACGGTCACGATCGACGGCGACGCGCTCGAGCCGATGGTCGCGATGCCGCAGAGCCCCGACAACGTGAAGCCCGTGAGCCAGGTGAAGACGGGCCGCGTGGACCAGGTGTTCATCGGGAGCTGCACGAACGCGCGCCTCGAGGACCTCCGCATCACGGCGGCGATCCTCAAGGGCGAGCGCGTGAAGAACGGCACGCGTCTCCTTGTCTACCCGGCCTCGACGAGCATCTACAAGCAGGCCCTCAAGGAGGGCATCATCGAGATCATCACCGACGCCGGAGGCGCGTTCAACCCGTCGAGCTGCGGCGCGTGCTTCGGCGGCATGGGCGGCGTCATCGACGCGGGCGAAGTCTGCGTCTCGACGTCGAACCGCAACTTCCCGGGCCGCATGGGGCACGTGCAGTCGCAGTCGTACCTTGTTTCGCCCATCGTCGCGGCCGTGACCGCGATCGAAGGGAAGCTCGCGGACCCGCGCGCGTTCCTCAAGGAGCGCCCGGGCCTCGCCGAGGAGGCGCTCAGGTGGGCCGAGAAGCCCTACGAGATCGGCCTGTGGTCGCGCCCCAACATCCCGCTGGGGG